A stretch of the Paenibacillus dendritiformis genome encodes the following:
- a CDS encoding alpha/beta hydrolase, producing MTRNMITVDHLARRQVGIPRAEQWTLRSRAENRTYRIIVAQPEGEPPPSGYPVIYLLDGNSVFGTMAEAVRLQSRRPDKTGVTPAIIVGIGYETEASYAPNRFYDYTPVPNTEYRRRSDGAELPEQGGAAAFLQFIEEELKPRIASEFRIDRNRQTIFGHSLGGLFVLYALFTKPDAFRHYIAGSPSIHWSKEYLLQQERIFTARVREEPVNVRLLLGVGEQEKSHVARNCDSARELAERLSSLSDVGVSAVYKEFEDEGHVSVLPILISRALRFALHPEQQ from the coding sequence ATGACACGGAACATGATTACGGTTGATCATCTTGCGCGCCGCCAGGTCGGCATTCCCCGCGCGGAGCAATGGACGCTGCGTTCGCGGGCCGAGAACCGCACCTACCGGATTATCGTGGCACAGCCGGAGGGGGAACCCCCTCCTTCGGGCTACCCGGTTATCTATTTGCTGGACGGCAACTCGGTATTCGGAACGATGGCCGAGGCGGTGCGCCTGCAGAGCCGCCGTCCTGACAAGACGGGAGTTACTCCGGCGATCATTGTAGGAATTGGCTATGAGACGGAGGCTTCTTATGCGCCGAATCGGTTTTACGATTACACGCCGGTTCCCAATACGGAGTACAGACGCAGATCCGATGGAGCAGAGCTGCCTGAACAAGGCGGGGCAGCGGCGTTCCTTCAATTTATCGAAGAAGAGCTGAAGCCCCGGATCGCTAGCGAGTTCCGGATTGACCGGAACCGGCAGACGATTTTCGGGCACTCTCTCGGCGGTCTGTTCGTGCTGTATGCGCTGTTTACGAAGCCGGACGCGTTCCGGCACTATATTGCTGGCAGTCCGTCCATCCATTGGAGCAAGGAATATTTGCTTCAACAGGAGCGGATATTCACGGCCCGCGTGCGGGAGGAGCCCGTCAACGTCCGGCTGCTGCTCGGAGTCGGGGAACAGGAGAAGAGCCATGTCGCCCGCAATTGCGACAGCGCCAGGGAGCTTGCAGAACGACTGTCTTCTCTCTCCGATGTGGGAGTGAGCGCCGTATATAAGGAATTTGAAGATGAAGGGCATGTCTCGGTGCTGCCGATTCTGATCAGCCGGGCATTGCGGTTCGCCTTGCATCCGGAGCAACAATGA
- a CDS encoding helix-turn-helix domain-containing protein produces MVAKKELPADRSFRTPDRSRKTNLNEIKEFMDQHYDESLSIGQLARMANISPKYFVDLFKKTYGLSAMDYLTAVRMNRAKRYLTESGERLRDIAVKVGYKDEFYFSRKFKKEVGVSPSDFAKNARRHIAACSSSLIGQLLALDVMPVAAPLDPKWTPYYYHALRTKIRFHLHLTAPYAHRPFEGNLNKLVQARPDAIIATDHLTSLEKMKVKEIAPSLMVPAQDGWRDQLQKIGCFLNREDKAAQWIGRYEQRVQSARTQIGEVLGQDRILALRIYGHLIHIYGNRGLEEVLYHDLKLESACRRGASSGPPLTLEQLAELAPDRILVLICPEAASRAFWLALQHSAEWRKLSAVKNRYVYPIASDPWCEYSAVAITRMLDEALLLFTGNCPNGFLDNGYGESFAT; encoded by the coding sequence GTGGTTGCAAAAAAAGAGCTGCCGGCAGACAGAAGCTTCCGGACGCCCGACCGAAGCCGAAAAACCAATTTGAATGAGATCAAAGAATTTATGGATCAGCATTACGACGAATCTCTGTCGATCGGTCAACTGGCGCGGATGGCCAATATCAGCCCCAAATATTTTGTCGATCTCTTCAAGAAAACCTATGGCCTAAGCGCGATGGATTACTTAACGGCCGTGCGCATGAACCGCGCGAAGCGATATTTGACGGAATCCGGAGAGCGTCTGCGGGATATCGCTGTGAAGGTAGGGTATAAGGACGAATTCTACTTTAGCCGAAAATTCAAGAAAGAAGTCGGCGTGTCTCCGTCCGACTTCGCGAAGAATGCGAGGCGGCATATCGCCGCCTGCTCCTCTTCGTTGATCGGTCAATTGCTTGCGCTGGATGTCATGCCGGTGGCGGCGCCGCTTGATCCGAAGTGGACGCCCTATTATTACCACGCCTTGCGAACGAAAATCCGATTCCATCTTCATCTTACCGCTCCGTATGCCCATCGTCCGTTCGAAGGGAACCTGAACAAGCTCGTGCAGGCTCGTCCCGATGCGATCATTGCAACCGATCATCTCACTTCCCTCGAGAAGATGAAAGTGAAGGAGATTGCTCCCTCTCTCATGGTGCCGGCACAAGACGGTTGGCGGGACCAACTGCAGAAGATTGGCTGTTTTTTAAATAGAGAAGACAAGGCGGCGCAATGGATAGGCCGCTACGAGCAGAGGGTTCAGTCCGCCCGGACACAAATAGGCGAAGTGTTGGGACAGGACCGGATACTCGCGCTGCGCATCTATGGGCACCTCATCCATATCTACGGGAACCGCGGACTGGAGGAGGTGCTCTATCACGACCTCAAGCTGGAATCCGCGTGCCGGCGCGGCGCGTCCAGCGGTCCGCCGTTGACGTTGGAGCAATTGGCGGAGCTTGCCCCCGACCGGATTCTGGTCCTGATATGTCCCGAAGCGGCCTCCCGCGCTTTTTGGCTGGCACTCCAGCATTCAGCCGAATGGCGGAAGCTGTCAGCGGTAAAGAACCGGTATGTCTATCCCATTGCCTCCGACCCGTGGTGCGAATATTCGGCCGTCGCCATCACGCGGATGCTTGATGAAGCCTTGCTGCTGTTTACCGGAAATTGTCCAAATGGTTTTCTGGATAACGGCTATGGTGAATCCTTCGCCACCTGA
- a CDS encoding Rpn family recombination-promoting nuclease/putative transposase, with the protein MKTADVQQLHRLNPKNDFLFKRLFGEKEGKRLLIGLLNAILRREGAQMITDVSILEDTKLARELVEDKEAVLDILCEVDGREKVNVEMQVRRFVRMDYRSLFYVGKLLTESLHHGDPYDRLQRSIGVNILDHHYLPLKKYHSTFHLYEDEERSYMLTDILELHFIECPKFRRLPFDIRDPLHRWLRFLDQQTTTEQLEELMMVDDLFKEAEARLSYLASDEETRRRYALREKALHDRASLLKDARTAGIEEGINNTALNMLKEGLDTALISRITGLEASQIERLKENRMCKPETDEQVEST; encoded by the coding sequence GTGAAAACGGCAGATGTGCAGCAGTTACACAGACTTAACCCGAAAAACGATTTTCTGTTTAAGCGCCTGTTTGGCGAAAAGGAAGGCAAACGCTTGCTAATTGGCTTGCTAAATGCCATCCTCCGGCGCGAGGGCGCACAGATGATCACCGATGTGTCTATTCTAGAAGATACAAAGCTCGCCCGTGAGTTAGTGGAAGATAAGGAAGCGGTGCTGGATATTTTATGTGAAGTCGATGGCCGTGAAAAAGTAAATGTCGAAATGCAAGTGCGCCGCTTTGTCCGAATGGACTATCGAAGTTTATTCTATGTCGGCAAGCTGCTGACCGAATCGCTTCATCACGGGGATCCTTATGACCGTTTGCAGCGTTCCATAGGCGTAAATATTCTCGACCATCACTATCTTCCCCTGAAGAAGTATCATAGCACCTTTCATTTATATGAGGATGAAGAGCGCAGCTACATGCTGACCGACATATTGGAACTCCATTTTATCGAATGCCCGAAATTCCGGCGCCTGCCCTTTGATATTCGCGATCCCTTGCATCGCTGGCTGCGGTTTTTGGATCAACAGACAACAACCGAACAATTGGAGGAGTTGATGATGGTGGATGATCTGTTTAAGGAAGCCGAGGCCCGTCTCTCGTATTTGGCGAGCGACGAGGAGACAAGACGGCGTTATGCCCTGCGGGAAAAGGCGCTGCATGATCGCGCCAGCCTGCTGAAAGATGCGCGTACAGCCGGGATTGAAGAAGGGATTAACAACACAGCATTAAATATGTTGAAAGAAGGACTGGATACCGCCCTTATCTCTCGCATTACAGGGCTTGAGGCTAGCCAAATTGAACGGTTGAAGGAAAATAGGATGTGCAAGCCTGAAACGGACGAACAGGTGGAGAGCACATAA
- a CDS encoding ABC transporter permease yields the protein MSEVIWLIRKTMTETFRNKKNWLVYFGLPVVGVLVTMMLYANNSSGTLRVGLTNLDGNQAITQDAIRFLEGLSQIKVTAMDEAAMKRDIAAGRLDSGIVFGEGFAASVRAGQPEHLDIISVKGTQVTAYVKAMLHSHVGNAAAIGRSAGGDDARFDTIYAAYSQQPFKVTSETLEDTSNLKSMTYQSIGFLVAFMMYSAVSMSEMILKEKENRTFLRLLSAPVSARTYVLSNVAVNVVIMLLQITVTLIVMKNILHIDSGIPYGTMIAALFLFALTAISLSLLIVAFSKTSAGAGALQNLIITPSCLLAGCFFPMDIMPDTMRKISHFMPQHWLLDMINQLQQGVAFGSLALNMAILIAFAAVFALIAIFRFGRNNDIRQFV from the coding sequence ATGAGCGAAGTGATATGGCTTATCCGCAAAACAATGACCGAGACATTCCGCAACAAAAAGAACTGGCTCGTCTACTTCGGCCTGCCCGTCGTGGGCGTGCTGGTGACGATGATGCTGTACGCGAACAATAGCAGCGGGACGCTCCGCGTCGGCCTGACGAATCTGGACGGCAATCAGGCGATTACGCAGGATGCCATCCGCTTCCTGGAAGGCTTGAGTCAGATTAAGGTCACGGCTATGGATGAAGCGGCGATGAAGCGCGATATCGCGGCAGGCAGGCTGGACAGCGGCATCGTGTTCGGCGAAGGGTTCGCCGCAAGCGTGCGGGCCGGCCAGCCGGAACATCTGGACATCATCTCCGTAAAAGGGACGCAGGTCACCGCTTACGTCAAAGCGATGCTTCACAGCCATGTCGGCAACGCGGCCGCGATCGGCCGCAGTGCGGGAGGCGATGACGCCCGGTTCGACACCATCTATGCCGCATACAGCCAGCAGCCGTTCAAGGTGACGTCCGAGACGCTGGAGGATACGTCGAACCTGAAGTCCATGACGTATCAATCGATTGGCTTCCTCGTCGCGTTCATGATGTACTCCGCGGTCAGCATGTCGGAGATGATTCTGAAGGAGAAAGAGAACCGCACATTCCTGCGGCTGCTGTCCGCACCCGTCTCTGCACGGACGTACGTGCTCTCGAACGTGGCCGTCAATGTCGTCATTATGCTGCTGCAGATTACGGTCACGCTGATCGTGATGAAGAATATTCTCCATATTGACTCGGGCATCCCGTACGGCACGATGATCGCGGCACTGTTCCTGTTCGCCTTGACGGCCATCAGTCTCTCGCTCCTGATCGTCGCGTTCTCGAAGACCAGCGCGGGCGCTGGCGCCCTGCAAAATCTGATCATTACGCCGTCATGCCTGCTCGCCGGCTGCTTCTTCCCGATGGACATCATGCCGGACACGATGCGCAAAATCTCGCACTTCATGCCGCAGCATTGGCTGTTGGATATGATCAATCAACTGCAGCAAGGCGTTGCGTTCGGCAGCTTGGCTCTCAATATGGCGATTCTGATTGCTTTCGCCGCGGTCTTTGCGCTCATCGCAATCTTTCGCTTCGGCCGCAACAACGACATCCGGCAGTTCGTGTAA
- a CDS encoding (2,3-dihydroxybenzoyl)adenylate synthase, giving the protein MSMLLPGCPGWPKEWAERYRQLGCWRGETFGGMLRQRAAAYGDRVALVSGHRRISYAELDASADRLAAGFRGLGIRPRDRVIVQLPNIPQFFEVIFALFRLGALPVFSLPAHRKSEIVYLCEFTEAAAYIIPDIDDMGFDYRELANQVREVMPGLRRVIVAGDAGKYAALDDLYADPADDIEGPRPEDIAFFQLSGGTTGLPKLIPRTHDDYIYSLRVSAEICALDEKSAYLAVLPVAHNYPLSSPGTLGTLYAGGKVVLAPGASPDIAFPLIEKEGVTITAVVPPLALIWLDAAGSRRDDLSSLQVLQVGGAKFSAEAAKRVRDAMGCTLQQVYGMAEGLVNYTRLNDPEDIVVNTQGRPMSPYDEIRLVDDDDRAVGPGGTGHLLTRGPYTIRGYYKAEKHNARAFTTDGFYRTGDLARLTPSGYLVIEGRAKDQINRGGDKVAAEEVENHLLAHPGVHDAAVVAMPDEFLGERTCAFVIPYPSSTLTASELKAFLRKRGLAAYKIPDRVEFTDAFPKTGVGKVSKKALREFIANKQNAPADLSK; this is encoded by the coding sequence ATGAGCATGCTGCTGCCAGGTTGTCCCGGATGGCCGAAAGAATGGGCCGAACGGTACCGTCAGCTGGGATGCTGGCGTGGAGAGACGTTCGGCGGAATGCTGCGGCAGCGCGCCGCGGCTTACGGGGATCGCGTTGCTCTTGTCAGCGGCCATCGGCGGATTAGCTATGCGGAGCTTGACGCCAGCGCGGATCGCCTTGCTGCCGGGTTCCGCGGCTTGGGGATACGGCCGCGGGATCGGGTTATCGTTCAACTGCCGAATATTCCGCAATTTTTTGAAGTGATTTTTGCCCTGTTCCGGTTGGGCGCGCTGCCCGTCTTTTCGTTGCCGGCGCACCGCAAGAGCGAGATCGTTTATTTATGCGAATTCACGGAAGCGGCGGCTTATATTATCCCTGATATCGACGACATGGGATTCGATTATCGGGAGCTTGCCAACCAGGTGCGGGAAGTTATGCCAGGCTTGCGCCGCGTAATCGTGGCCGGGGATGCGGGGAAGTACGCGGCGCTGGACGATCTGTACGCCGATCCTGCTGACGACATCGAGGGGCCGCGGCCCGAGGATATTGCCTTTTTCCAGCTTTCCGGCGGGACGACCGGGCTTCCTAAGCTGATTCCCCGCACGCATGATGATTACATCTACAGTCTGCGGGTTAGCGCCGAGATCTGCGCTTTGGATGAGAAGAGCGCCTATTTGGCGGTGCTTCCCGTCGCCCACAATTACCCGCTCAGCTCGCCGGGAACGCTGGGAACGCTCTACGCCGGCGGCAAGGTCGTTCTGGCCCCTGGGGCGAGTCCCGACATCGCCTTCCCTCTTATCGAGAAGGAAGGCGTTACGATCACGGCCGTCGTGCCGCCGCTGGCCTTGATCTGGCTCGATGCGGCGGGATCCCGCCGTGATGACCTGTCTTCTCTTCAGGTGCTGCAGGTCGGCGGAGCCAAATTCAGCGCGGAGGCCGCCAAACGGGTACGCGACGCGATGGGCTGCACGCTGCAGCAGGTCTATGGAATGGCGGAAGGACTGGTCAATTACACGAGGCTGAATGATCCGGAAGACATTGTCGTGAACACGCAGGGCCGGCCGATGTCGCCATATGATGAGATCCGGCTGGTCGATGACGATGACCGCGCAGTCGGTCCGGGCGGCACGGGTCATCTGCTGACGCGCGGACCTTATACCATCCGCGGCTATTACAAGGCCGAGAAGCATAACGCGAGGGCGTTCACGACCGATGGATTTTACCGTACGGGCGACCTGGCCCGATTGACCCCTTCCGGTTATCTGGTCATTGAAGGCCGCGCCAAGGACCAAATTAACCGGGGCGGAGACAAGGTGGCGGCCGAAGAGGTAGAGAATCACCTGCTGGCCCATCCCGGCGTGCACGATGCGGCGGTGGTGGCGATGCCGGATGAGTTCCTCGGGGAGCGCACCTGCGCCTTCGTGATTCCTTATCCGTCCTCGACGCTGACGGCTTCTGAACTGAAAGCCTTCCTCCGCAAGCGGGGGCTGGCGGCTTACAAAATTCCCGATCGGGTGGAGTTCACGGATGCGTTCCCGAAGACGGGGGTTGGCAAGGTAAGCAAAAAGGCGCTGCGCGAGTTCATTGCCAATAAACAGAACGCGCCGGCCGATCTGTCCAAATAA
- a CDS encoding YdeI/OmpD-associated family protein, whose translation MNNSEKTIIEKLNLRKYPAKLILGKPDDIADFDGLEYDTSAVKEKYSLIFTFIFHLEEFVNQLNQVIERQLLEEGGYLFFAYPKKNNPKYAEYIERDSFFAEVPMDEDGYVGGSPIKFARMVSLNDVFTVIGLKSQAKKAASSTKPSQCVDDYVDRVKDIKAYLQHDEEIGERYNQLTPGYQKDWARYVYSAKKKETQDKRLAEMKTVLAEGYKTMDLYRRNKK comes from the coding sequence ATGAACAACTCCGAGAAGACCATTATTGAGAAATTAAACCTCCGCAAATATCCGGCGAAGCTGATTTTGGGCAAGCCGGACGATATCGCCGACTTCGACGGACTGGAGTACGACACGTCGGCGGTCAAAGAGAAGTACAGTCTCATTTTTACGTTTATCTTCCACTTGGAGGAGTTCGTAAACCAGTTGAATCAGGTGATTGAACGGCAGCTGCTCGAAGAGGGCGGATATCTGTTCTTCGCCTATCCGAAAAAAAATAATCCGAAGTACGCCGAATATATTGAGCGGGACAGCTTCTTCGCCGAAGTTCCAATGGATGAGGATGGATATGTAGGAGGCAGCCCGATTAAGTTCGCCCGCATGGTGAGCCTGAACGACGTGTTTACCGTCATCGGATTGAAATCCCAGGCGAAGAAGGCGGCGAGCTCAACGAAACCGAGCCAATGCGTGGATGATTATGTCGACCGGGTGAAAGATATCAAGGCCTATTTACAGCACGACGAGGAAATCGGGGAAAGGTACAATCAATTGACTCCCGGCTACCAGAAAGATTGGGCCCGGTATGTATACAGCGCGAAGAAGAAGGAAACGCAGGACAAAAGGCTGGCCGAAATGAAAACCGTGCTGGCCGAGGGCTATAAGACGATGGATCTGTACAGAAGAAACAAAAAATAA
- a CDS encoding suppressor of fused domain protein encodes MKNIILEEFSPVCPIQAFVEEYEDCVYFYLWNYPGEEYASVRACWVRNYGPAPESLDVEAMGHGRAPMLPRDCCAHPDGANRLDPEQLAVVWFEEGDAAALLYRDEIVSVIPGWTGSSADEHSYPGYARDCIGESNLCFPLGTPDSNALFRRIELAKQFWQSWDEQTWTGLQQQYLEAIESGLGPVTKYYAIDGGSWPPRAMVTVERGNVTYVMTLGTSILPQPKVEQYTETPELLRRFEFAFACDSRWLAEHGKPMLQYISGQANLPWTYLTFVANGHTIPCGEIGLSHERFTAVALAQPPHAPAVALPQIGGDPVNLLWMIPITEEERHYAEEQGTERLFERASAPEEWIFNGEAKFSL; translated from the coding sequence ATGAAAAATATCATTTTGGAAGAGTTCTCGCCCGTCTGCCCCATTCAAGCGTTTGTGGAGGAATATGAGGACTGCGTTTATTTTTATTTATGGAACTACCCGGGCGAGGAATATGCGAGCGTTCGCGCCTGCTGGGTCAGGAACTACGGGCCGGCGCCGGAGTCCCTCGACGTGGAAGCGATGGGCCATGGCCGGGCTCCGATGCTGCCGAGAGACTGCTGCGCCCATCCCGATGGAGCCAACCGGCTTGATCCCGAACAGCTCGCTGTCGTCTGGTTCGAGGAAGGCGATGCCGCCGCCCTGCTCTATCGGGACGAGATTGTGAGCGTCATCCCGGGATGGACCGGTTCGTCCGCAGACGAACACAGTTATCCCGGCTATGCGAGGGACTGCATCGGGGAGTCGAACCTGTGCTTCCCGCTGGGGACGCCGGATTCGAACGCGTTGTTCCGGCGCATCGAGCTCGCCAAGCAGTTCTGGCAGAGCTGGGACGAGCAGACATGGACAGGCTTGCAGCAGCAGTATCTGGAGGCTATCGAATCCGGACTCGGTCCCGTCACGAAATACTATGCCATCGACGGCGGCAGCTGGCCCCCGCGAGCTATGGTTACCGTCGAGCGGGGGAACGTCACCTATGTCATGACATTGGGGACATCGATTCTGCCGCAGCCGAAGGTGGAGCAATATACGGAGACACCAGAGCTGCTGCGGAGGTTCGAGTTCGCCTTCGCCTGCGACTCGCGCTGGCTGGCCGAGCATGGGAAGCCGATGCTGCAGTACATTAGCGGGCAGGCCAATCTGCCCTGGACCTATCTTACGTTCGTCGCCAATGGACACACAATTCCATGCGGCGAGATCGGCCTCAGTCACGAACGCTTCACTGCGGTTGCGCTTGCGCAGCCGCCGCATGCGCCGGCTGTAGCCCTTCCGCAGATCGGCGGCGATCCGGTCAATCTGCTCTGGATGATTCCGATTACGGAGGAAGAGCGGCACTATGCCGAGGAGCAGGGTACGGAGCGCTTATTCGAGCGCGCGTCCGCCCCGGAGGAATGGATATTCAACGGGGAAGCCAAATTCTCGTTATAA
- a CDS encoding 2,3-dihydro-2,3-dihydroxybenzoate dehydrogenase has translation MEYAGIKGKVALVTGAAQGIGEAVARALAGLGAIVAAVDRNAAGVEKLAAELSGSGDLRAAAYPADVGDRTAVEKAVERIEQELGPIEIVVNVAGLLRAGPIESLSDEDWEETFRVNVNGVFYVSRAAVRRMAIRGSGSIVTVGSNAAGVPRMHMSAYAASKAAAAMFTKCLGLEYARNHIRCNIIAPGSTDTAMQRALWSGEDGAAAVIAGSPEAFRLGIPLRKLAMPSDIADAVIFLVSDRARHITMHELCVDGGATLGC, from the coding sequence ATGGAGTATGCGGGAATCAAGGGAAAAGTCGCATTGGTTACCGGCGCTGCCCAAGGCATCGGGGAAGCGGTGGCGCGGGCGCTTGCCGGACTCGGGGCGATCGTCGCCGCCGTAGATCGGAATGCCGCGGGCGTCGAGAAGCTTGCCGCCGAGCTGAGCGGCTCCGGGGATCTCCGTGCCGCGGCATACCCGGCAGACGTCGGTGACCGGACGGCCGTGGAAAAAGCGGTGGAGCGAATCGAACAGGAGCTCGGTCCGATTGAGATCGTCGTCAATGTGGCGGGTCTGCTGCGGGCAGGACCCATCGAGTCGCTTAGCGATGAGGACTGGGAGGAGACCTTCAGGGTCAACGTCAACGGCGTATTTTATGTGTCCCGGGCTGCCGTCAGACGGATGGCGATCCGCGGTTCCGGTTCCATCGTGACCGTGGGTTCGAATGCGGCCGGGGTGCCGCGGATGCATATGTCAGCCTATGCGGCTTCGAAGGCGGCCGCAGCCATGTTCACCAAATGTCTCGGGCTGGAGTACGCCCGGAACCATATCCGCTGCAACATCATAGCGCCGGGTTCCACGGACACGGCTATGCAGCGGGCGCTATGGAGCGGCGAGGACGGCGCGGCGGCAGTCATTGCCGGCTCGCCGGAGGCGTTCCGCTTGGGAATCCCGCTTCGCAAGCTGGCCATGCCCTCCGACATTGCCGATGCGGTAATCTTCCTCGTATCCGACCGGGCGCGGCATATTACGATGCATGAATTGTGCGTCGACGGCGGTGCGACCTTGGGGTGCTGA
- the dhbC gene encoding isochorismate synthase DhbC, which yields MLKYDDAALAASAAELLEQYRTGTSFFFSSPERTLLARGEWARVPVQEGLDGCHRLPERAAALLAVAGQAGHAMPIVAGAIPFASAKPAQLIVPNDVQWGGPLRFDAGMPRERPVASAWETKAIPEPERFMDGVNEALARLGEGALQKVVLSRTLRMTAPEAIDVHQLLRNLACHNPHGYTFAVNLAAEDDGAADARTGRTGPRTLIGASPELLVTKTGGRVMANPLAGSAARSDDPTEDKRRAAALLASGKDRHEHEVVIDAVVAALRPYCRALHVPAGPSLIRTKTMWHLSTNITGELADPAVSSLELAMALHPTPAICGTPTDLARAAIEEIEPFDRAYYTGAVGWCDAKGDGEWAVTIRCAEAEGRTLRLFAGAGIVAGSNAASELAETSAKFRTLLLAMGLAQEQLSAEKEG from the coding sequence ATGCTGAAATATGACGATGCGGCTCTGGCGGCGTCTGCCGCGGAGCTGCTGGAACAATACCGGACGGGAACGTCCTTCTTTTTTTCTTCGCCGGAACGGACCTTGCTCGCGCGGGGAGAGTGGGCGCGGGTGCCCGTTCAGGAGGGGCTGGACGGCTGCCATCGCCTGCCCGAGCGCGCGGCGGCGCTTCTGGCCGTGGCGGGACAGGCGGGCCATGCGATGCCGATTGTCGCCGGCGCGATTCCATTCGCTTCTGCGAAGCCCGCGCAGCTTATCGTGCCGAACGATGTGCAATGGGGAGGCCCTTTGCGCTTCGATGCCGGCATGCCGCGGGAACGGCCCGTGGCATCCGCATGGGAGACCAAGGCGATTCCGGAGCCGGAAAGATTTATGGATGGCGTGAACGAAGCCTTGGCCCGCCTTGGCGAAGGCGCGCTTCAGAAGGTGGTGCTGTCGAGAACGCTGCGCATGACGGCGCCGGAGGCAATTGATGTCCACCAACTTTTGCGGAATTTGGCTTGTCATAATCCACATGGATATACGTTTGCGGTTAATCTGGCGGCGGAAGATGACGGAGCGGCGGATGCGCGCACGGGTCGCACGGGTCCCCGCACGCTGATCGGGGCCAGCCCGGAGCTGCTCGTCACGAAGACAGGGGGGCGGGTAATGGCCAATCCGTTGGCAGGCTCCGCGGCCCGCAGCGATGATCCGACCGAGGACAAGCGCAGAGCGGCCGCCCTGCTGGCCTCCGGCAAGGACAGGCACGAGCATGAAGTCGTGATTGATGCGGTCGTCGCCGCCTTGCGCCCCTACTGCCGGGCATTGCATGTTCCCGCCGGACCGTCGCTTATACGGACGAAGACGATGTGGCATCTCTCGACGAACATAACCGGGGAGCTTGCCGATCCGGCGGTCTCCTCGCTGGAGTTGGCGATGGCGCTTCATCCGACGCCTGCCATTTGCGGAACGCCCACGGATCTGGCCCGTGCCGCGATCGAGGAGATCGAGCCCTTCGATCGGGCGTACTATACGGGTGCGGTCGGTTGGTGCGACGCGAAGGGAGACGGGGAGTGGGCCGTCACGATCCGGTGCGCGGAGGCGGAAGGACGGACACTGCGCCTGTTCGCCGGCGCGGGAATTGTCGCCGGCTCGAACGCGGCTTCGGAGCTTGCGGAGACATCGGCCAAATTCCGCACGCTGCTGCTTGCCATGGGTCTGGCTCAAGAACAACTGTCGGCGGAGAAGGAGGGATGA
- a CDS encoding ABC transporter substrate-binding protein encodes MSTSLVHAKSRFMARMSGLLCCLLLGSVLTACSASESKAAPTGQPSSTTVTEVSAAAGDSGAKPSGGERTVTDELGHEINIPAEPKNIFAPNMEDSLLKLGVKPVAQWSNGSMGHDYLQEELKDVPKLDFSAGLPSPETLMAYNPELIILHTETYAQNGNYEAYSKIAPTYVFKNASGNIEKSLAVIGELLGKTEEVNKALGAYQQKVKEAREKLKEAVGDKKVAIVRFAHKGVSLMGGQYLCGYVVHRDLGLGISDLVGNENSANISMEILPELDADYIFVINAYNQGTERMAEMMESPIWKSIPAVKQGHVYEVSNKYWLGSGLIAYEKIVDDTVRLLTQ; translated from the coding sequence GTGTCAACATCTTTAGTTCATGCCAAGTCCCGTTTCATGGCCCGCATGTCGGGATTGCTGTGCTGCTTGCTTCTGGGAAGCGTGCTGACGGCCTGCTCTGCGTCGGAGAGCAAAGCCGCGCCGACCGGCCAGCCAAGTTCCACAACCGTCACGGAAGTGTCTGCGGCAGCAGGGGACAGCGGCGCGAAGCCTTCTGGCGGAGAGCGGACGGTAACGGACGAGCTTGGCCATGAGATCAACATTCCCGCCGAGCCCAAGAACATTTTTGCTCCCAATATGGAAGACTCCCTGCTTAAGCTGGGCGTCAAGCCGGTAGCGCAATGGTCCAACGGCAGCATGGGACACGATTACCTGCAAGAGGAATTGAAGGACGTGCCGAAGCTTGATTTCTCGGCAGGGCTGCCATCGCCGGAGACGTTAATGGCTTACAATCCCGAGCTGATTATTTTGCATACGGAAACCTATGCCCAGAACGGGAACTATGAAGCCTACTCCAAGATTGCGCCAACCTATGTATTCAAAAATGCTTCCGGAAATATTGAGAAATCCCTCGCTGTCATAGGAGAGCTGCTCGGCAAAACCGAGGAAGTCAATAAGGCGCTGGGGGCTTATCAGCAAAAAGTGAAGGAAGCTCGGGAAAAGCTGAAGGAAGCGGTCGGAGACAAAAAGGTGGCGATTGTCCGCTTTGCCCACAAAGGCGTCAGCCTGATGGGCGGGCAATACTTGTGCGGTTATGTCGTGCACCGCGATCTGGGGCTTGGCATATCCGATCTCGTGGGGAATGAGAATAGCGCCAACATTTCCATGGAGATTCTTCCGGAATTGGACGCGGACTATATTTTTGTCATCAATGCCTATAACCAAGGGACGGAACGCATGGCGGAAATGATGGAAAGCCCGATCTGGAAGAGCATTCCTGCCGTCAAGCAGGGCCATGTGTACGAAGTCAGCAATAAATACTGGCTTGGCAGCGGGCTTATCGCTTACGAGAAAATCGTTGACGACACGGTTCGGCTGCTGACGCAATGA